aacttAAATAttacattgacataagtattcagaccctctactcagtactttgttgaagcacctttggcagtgattacagcctggagtctccttgggtatgatgctacaggcttggtacacctgtatttggggagtttatccaattcttctctgcagatcatctcaagctctgtcaggttggatggggagcttcactgcacagctatttacaggtctctccagagatgttcgatcaggttcaagtgcaggctctggctgggctactcaagaacattcagagacttgtcccgaaaccactcctgtgttgtcttggctgtgtgcctagggtctttgtccttttggaaggtgaaccttctccccaatctgaggtcttgagtgctctggagcaggttttcgtcaaaaatctctctgtactttgctccattcatctttcccccaatcctgactagtctcccagtccctgccgctgaaaaacatccacacagcattatgctgccaccaccatgcttcaccgtagggatggtgccaggtttcctccagatgtgatgcctgatattcaggccaaagagttcaatcttggttttatcagaccagagcatcttgtttctcatggtcaaagTCCTTTAGGACTttcccagacctgactgcccttaaccaacacaaaaacatcatatggcgttctgcattagcatcgaacagcccccgtgatatgcagctgttcagggaagctagaaaccattatacacaggcagttagaaaagccaaggctagctttttcaagctgaaatttgcttcctgcaacactaactcaaaaaagttctgggacactgtaaagtccatggagaataagaacacctcctcccagctgcccactgcattgaAGATAGgcaacactgtcaccactgataaatccaccataattgagaatttcaataagcatttttctacggctggccatgctttccacctggctactcctatcccggtcaacagcactgaaccccacacagcaactcgcccaagccttccccatttctccttctcccaaatccgttcagctgatgttctgaatgagctgcaaaatctggacccctacaaatcagccgggctaggcaatctggaccctttctttctaaaattatctgccgaaattgttgccacccctattactagcctgttcaacctctctttcgtgtcatctgagattcccaaagattggaaagcagctgcggtcatccccctcttcttactcttgacccaaactgctacagacctatatctatcctaccatgcctttctaaggtcttcgaaagccaagtcaacaaacagattaccgaccatttcgaatctcaccataccttctctgctatgcaatctggtttcagagctggtcatgggtgcacctcagccacgctcaaggtcctaaatgatatcttaaccgccatcgataagaaacattactgtgcagccgtattcattgatctggccaaggctttcgactctgtcaatcaccacatcctcatcggcagactcgacagccttggtttctcaaatgattgcctcgcctggttcaccaactacttctctgatagagttcagtgtgtcaaatcggaggatctgctgtccggacctctggcagtctctatgggggtgccacagggttcaattcttggaccgactctcttctctgtatacatcaatgaggtcgctcttgctgctggtgagtctctgatccacctctacgcagacgacaccattctgtatacttctggcccttctttggacactgtgttaacaaccctccaggcaagcttcaatgccatacaactctccttccgtggcctccaattgcacttaaatacaagtaaaactaaatgcatgctcttcaaccgatcgctacctgcacctacccgcctgtccaacatcactactctggacggctcggacttagaatacgtggacaactacaaatacttaggtgtctggttagactgtaaactctccttccagacccatatcaaacatctccaatccaaagttaaatctagaattggcttcctatttcgcaacaaagcatccttcactcatgctgccaaacatacccttgtaaaactgaccatcctaccaatcctcgactttggcgatgtcatttacaaaatagcctccaataccctactcaacaaattggatgcagtctatcacagtgcaatccgttttgtcaccaaagccccatatactacccaccattgcgacctgtacgctctcgttggctggccctcgcttcatactcgtcgccaaacccactggctccatgtcatctacaagaccctgctaggtaaagtcccccttatctcagctcgctggtcaccatagcatctcccacctgtagcacacgctccagcaggtatatctctagtcacccccaaaaccaattctttctttggccgcatctccttccagttctctgctgccaatgactggaacgaactacaaaaatctctgaaactggaaacacttatctccctcactagctttaagcaccaactgtcagagcagctcacagattactgcacctgtgcatagcccacctataatttagcccaaacaactacctctttcactactgtatttaatttatttatttattttgctcctttgcaccccattatttttatttctactttgcacattcttccattgcaaatctaccattccagtgttttacttgctatattgtatttactttgccaccatggcctttttatgcctttacctcccttatctcacctcatttgctcacatcgtacatagacttgtttatactgtattattgactgtatgtttgttttactccatgtgtaactctgtgtcgttgtatgtgtcgaactgctttgctttatcttggccaggtcgcaattgtaaatgagaacttgttctcaacttgcctacctggttaaataaaggtgaaataaaaattaaaaataaataaaaggtgccttttggcaaactccaagcgggctgtaatgtgccttttacagaggagtggcttccgtctggccactctaccataaaggcctgattggtggagtgctgcagagatggttgtccttctggaaggttctaccatctccacagaggaactctggagctctgtcagagtgaccatcggtttcttggtcacttccctgacaaaggcccagtttggctgggcggccagctctaggaagagtcttggtgattccaaacttcttccatttaagaatgatagaggccactgtgttcttggggaccttaactgctgcagacattttttggtacgtttccccagatctctgcctgGACAAaatcctgcctcggagctctatggacaattccttcgacctgatgtcttggtttttgctctgacatgcactgtcaactgttggaccttatatagacaggtgtgtgcctttccaaatcaaatccaatcaattactgaggagtatttctgtctgtaataaagacgttttgtggggaaaaactcattctgattggctgtgcctggctccccagtgggtgggcctagctgccaagtgggtggacctatgccctcccaggcccactcaTGGCTGCACTCCTGccctgactgatttccttatctgaactgtaactcagtaaaaatcttttaaatgtttgtatgctgtgtttatatctatctatatgtttAGTTCGAGGAAAGGTAGTGGGACTGATCCTATCTAAATGGGGTaattccatttgaattcaatcactttttgacatcATACCTTTTGCCCcatggaagtggtcagaaagtgactttttgaaCCGGAATGCCAAAACATGTAGGAGAtaaaaggtgctcaaagttgacccatttttcGATACCCCACAATACcacgagacatccatgtcttcatcactggaaaagataaacggtCGAGAGTGATACAATTGAACCCCATCAGTCCCAAGACCCtgttttttctctccatttttcTGACGTTCATTTATCCGCGTGTCAGACTAACGGTTTGTTGGAGTCATTGGATTAAAAGCTTACAGTGCTGTCAAACTCTTTTTATTATTCcttgaaaaaaaatgaaattgtcATTTTGATACCTTTTTAATGTCAATGATCTAAAATAACATAAacctaaaaatactttaaaaaatctTCATATTTGCATATTAAACCCCATTTCACATCATATGAGTTTTTTTTGTGGTGCCAGCCATCGattgagacacaacatgctcttgaaaaCAGTGTGGctgtcatttcaatcatagatatagaattcatagaatggacctatcccttcagaccactgcaatgTAGCTGCTACACCATTGAAACGTAAATTAAATTGTAGCTTCtaattactaccacaaagatGACCGCAGGGCCACCCACCGTCGAATGTCAACTTAAATGTTCATGTTTATTCTGTTATCTATGTGTGtttcaataggtttcctatgCTGGATTGACAGTGTAACTTGAAACaacagatattcccattcaagtcaacattctctgatgtgtggaccttcaaccatctttgtggtaccatttgaaagttgaCATTTCAATTGTATTcccattttagtacatttatcagtcaaaacatgacacccaccctgtattcaagagcgtGTTGAGTCTCAACCGATGGCGGGCACATCACAAATACCTCAGATGTAAAAAAAATTCTAAGCATATGTGAATATAAAGGGGAAAAAATCAAGAGTTAATATGTTTTTAAATAGTTGACATTAAAGGCAAAAAGTTCATGCAGAAATgataaaatagtttgacaaccctctTTGTAATCTTTTCAATTATATAAATCTCAACTGTtcatcttttccagtgatgaatttgattttttttttaaatgtttgaattgatcctttatttaacaaggcaagacagttaagaacaagttcttatttacaatgacggccctaacccagccaaacctggacgacgctgggccaattgacaTCTACCCTATAGGACTCACAATCACtgccggttatgatacagcctagatgaagacatggatgtctcatggtatggtagGGTATGCAAAACGGGTCAAATTTAATCAcctttatctcctgaatgttttggcattcaggtccaaaaagtcactttctgagcacTTCTACAATGAGCAAATATGTACGGGaggtttcattcaaatcaaaaggggtgttGTCAAAAAGGGAATCacttcaaatggatttacccaatGGCAACTGACCCATGCAAAAACATTCTCTTGAATCCATCATAACCCACTTAGCATTTACAAGAAAGAAAGTGTTAAATGTCGTTTTTTCCTAAATAGTATATTGTTCAGAGAGTTGTCAAGGGAGAAAGCAGGTGATAGAACGGAAATGAAAATGGAAGGAAAGAGGGATTTTGGACTGAAAGCAATTAAGGTTTAGTCCAGCAATGAAAGAGGTGGGGATTCCATGAGCAGCTGTACACAACAGTCTTTACCCTACTAGTTGTCCCAAAAGAAGGTGCACCCTCCAACAATAACAGATGATCATTTCCCCCATGAAACAGCATTGACCATCTTCATTAGCTAACTTCATCCGCACTCTCTCGGACAGTGCTGAGACTTGCTATCAAGAATTCCATTGTTGAATGGGTAGATCTCAAAGCAACATTCATCACACTAGCCTTGAAACTATTACTACACTGCTCCTACCATCTCTTAATTCCTGTTCAATAAATAACAGGTTGGTATTCGTAATAGAGTTTGTCAATCTACCACAatcaaaaatgtacattttttaaCACACTGTTTCCCTTTTTATCAATGGCCAtggctttgttgttgttgttggcatGATCACTGGATTAGCTTTTTGCCTATCTTCTTCATCCAATGCAGTGTAAATGGTGAGAAACCAGACATCACGCAGTATAGATCTCATCTGGGAGTGTTTTTGTGCTCTGACTATGGATGAACAGGTAGCAGTTGCCATGGCAAACACCCACTCTTTCTTTATCAAGCACAAGACCAAGATAAGTAGACATTTTCTGACGTCCTTCCTTCTTCCCAGCCACAGCTCTCTCTCGCCCATCTCCTACTGTCAcactctctatatatacagtatcctTCTACTCAATGAACTACGTCTTAATTCAAAAGGGAAATTAACAAAAGGCAGAATAGCATATATTGGTTTTATTTCTGAGACCAAGATGAACACCCCACTATGCTCGCACTCACACAACttgtttcttctctcttctcatccAGCTGAATGAAAAGTGAAACCCCGTTCTCTAAAGAGGAGCCATCTCTGCTCAGCCAATCAGCCTGTGATCTGCCTGGTCTCTGAGGAAAGTCTCTGATGCCATGGAGCACAGGGCCCTGATGTATACCAGTCAACCTTGGAAGGGGCCCAAGGGCTCCACCTTCACCCCCAACTGGGACACCCCATCATGCCGACCAACCGTCACATCCCTTTGCCCTGACGTGGTAAAGTCCCCGTGTCAACATGCTGCCAACATATGTCACCCTTCAGAAGTCCCTGTGACCTCGCAGTCCCAGCAGATTGGCCCCCACGCCTCAACATCCTCTGGGTATTCTGCCACTGCCAACACTGCCAGTAGAAAAGCTGAAAAGGAGTGTAATATAGTCATCCCCATTCAAAATGAGGAGACGGCCCTGCCAGCATACAACCCTGGGTTTCGCGGACGCTCCTTCTCCGCAGCCACTGCCTCCCACCCAGTCCCACCCAGACACAGATGTGACAGCTACGTCCACCTATGCCCCGACAACGGCTCAGAGGACACTAGCAGAGGCGACGCCTCCCAGTTGAGCCCAGACGTCTCCCCTGATCACGGTGGTCCACGGTCGCGGTCCCGCAGCATCATCCTGAGGAAGACAAAGAGGAGGCCGGCGCCGCCAACCCGTAGCGTGTCCCTCAGGAGAGAATCTGCCACCAAGCTCAGAGACAACAGGACTAAGAGCCTTTATATCGACAGGGACCCTGCCCCCCATGACTCATTCCTGCCTGACCTCATCCTCATCTCCACACCGAGGACAGAGGAGGTGCTGTGCCTGGAGCAGTCCCAGCCTGTACAGGCCCGGGTTGGGCCACCAGTCAACGACAATGGGCAGCTACGTGAAGTAAGGTCTATTGAGCCCTGCTGTCTCATGTCAAGCTCAGGTCCTGCAATGGGTGTACCTGTAAATGAGGGAAGAAAAGCCTCCAGCAGGTCAGAATCGGTCAGACCCCTTCCCCCCTTGCAACGCCCGCAGTCTCTAACTTGTAAGCAGTCCCCCTTCCAACAACctgcctcagtctctccctccagtAGCCAGTCCAGCTCTCAGTGTGAGACTCATTCCCCTCCTGTCCTCACATCTGCCATCATGGGACCCTCCCCCTTGGGCTGCAGGATGCGCCCCAAGTCCTCCACCTCGCCCACCTCCCCCAGATCCAGCAGGCTGCGGCTATCCTTGGAGTTGCCAGGAGTCGTCCCTCTCCCAGACCCGGCGGTGATCAAACCCAAAGCCACCCGGCGACACTCAGAGTCCTCTGGGTCGTCTGGCACCACCAGACCCAGACAGAGGCTGAGCTCCAGCATGATGGTGATGCCTGTGGTGACCCAGGAGGATCTCAGCAATGTGCGTTTGCGTTCCGTCAGCAGCTCAGACTCTGACAAAGGCCTGGAGGGCTCACCTGAAGTCATCAGGGAGGAGGAGCTGGAACAGGAGCTAGAGCTGGAGAGCTGCCCACTGGTCCACCACAGTCCTAAAGCTAAACCACCTGTTGCTGCTAAGCCCCCTGCACACAAATGGCCACCGATACATTTGGTAAAGTCTTCCTCAGTCTCTACTCATTTCCCAGAGACCATTCCAGCCTCACCAAGAGAGAACCAGGGGGACATGTATATGGTGGAAAGGAGACCAAAACCTAAAAGGTCGCACCAGCTTCCTCGTGTTGCCAGTGATGGGGTTATGGTTGAGAGGCAGCAAGCTGTAGACAGGCAACAATATGATGACCCACACCCACCACCCACCTCCTGCCATTCAGAGAACAGGGATGTGAGAAGGACCTCTCCCACCAGGACCTCATTTCTCCTAGCTGAACTGGATAGGAAGAAGAAGATGGTTCCCCCTCCAGTCGCAAAGAAACCGGATGTCCTCTTCATGTCCTCCATCAGCTCACTGGGACAGAAGAGTAATAGGAACCATGTCTGGTCTGGGCCCAGTGGTGCTTACCAGTCTCCTGCCAGTGCATACCAGTCTCCTGCCAGTGCATACCAGTCTCCTGCCACTGCATATCAGTCTCCTGCCAGTGCATACCAGTCTCCTGCCACTGCATATCAGTCTCCTGCCAGTGATTACCAGTCTCCTGCCAGTGCATACCAGTCTCCTGCCACTGCATACCAGTCTCCTGCAGCTGCATACCAGTCTCCTGCCAG
Above is a window of Oncorhynchus tshawytscha isolate Ot180627B linkage group LG30, Otsh_v2.0, whole genome shotgun sequence DNA encoding:
- the LOC112229059 gene encoding NHS-like protein 2 isoform X2 translates to MEHRALMYTSQPWKGPKGSTFTPNWDTPSCRPTVTSLCPDVVKSPCQHAANICHPSEVPVTSQSQQIGPHASTSSGYSATANTASRKAEKECNIVIPIQNEETALPAYNPGFRGRSFSAATASHPVPPRHRCDSYVHLCPDNGSEDTSRGDASQLSPDVSPDHGGPRSRSRSIILRKTKRRPAPPTRSVSLRRESATKLRDNRTKSLYIDRDPAPHDSFLPDLILISTPRTEEVLCLEQSQPVQARVGPPVNDNGQLREVRSIEPCCLMSSSGPAMGVPVNEGRKASSRSESVRPLPPLQRPQSLTCKQSPFQQPASVSPSSSQSSSQCETHSPPVLTSAIMGPSPLGCRMRPKSSTSPTSPRSSRLRLSLELPGVVPLPDPAVIKPKATRRHSESSGSSGTTRPRQRLSSSMMVMPVVTQEDLSNVRLRSVSSSDSDKGLEGSPEVIREEELEQELELESCPLVHHSPKAKPPVAAKPPAHKWPPIHLVKSSSVSTHFPETIPASPRENQGDMYMVERRPKPKRSHQLPRVASDGVMVERQQAVDRQQYDDPHPPPTSCHSENRDVRRTSPTRTSFLLAELDRKKKMVPPPVAKKPDVLFMSSISSLGQKSNRNHVWSGPSGAYQSPASAYQSPASAYQSPATAYQSPATAYQSPASAYQSPASAYQSPATAYQSPASAYQSPASAYQSPASTYQSPASAYQSPASAYRDKDFTGQDLNHHSIRDGFVLDENCEERRAMSQMRTLCLGEEEEEELEHNSQSTTEDLFTIIHRSKKKLLGRKETADSRQGYGSPIKGIQGVVQKSSSKNDNFMAFLQRRRSNKSNSGERLSAAELLKSTKPLVGQP
- the LOC112229059 gene encoding NHS-like protein 2 isoform X1 produces the protein MEHRALMYTSQPWKGPKGSTFTPNWDTPSCRPTVTSLCPDVVKSPCQHAANICHPSEVPVTSQSQQIGPHASTSSGYSATANTASRKAEKECNIVIPIQNEETALPAYNPGFRGRSFSAATASHPVPPRHRCDSYVHLCPDNGSEDTSRGDASQLSPDVSPDHGGPRSRSRSIILRKTKRRPAPPTRSVSLRRESATKLRDNRTKSLYIDRDPAPHDSFLPDLILISTPRTEEVLCLEQSQPVQARVGPPVNDNGQLREVRSIEPCCLMSSSGPAMGVPVNEGRKASSRSESVRPLPPLQRPQSLTCKQSPFQQPASVSPSSSQSSSQCETHSPPVLTSAIMGPSPLGCRMRPKSSTSPTSPRSSRLRLSLELPGVVPLPDPAVIKPKATRRHSESSGSSGTTRPRQRLSSSMMVMPVVTQEDLSNVRLRSVSSSDSDKGLEGSPEVIREEELEQELELESCPLVHHSPKAKPPVAAKPPAHKWPPIHLVKSSSVSTHFPETIPASPRENQGDMYMVERRPKPKRSHQLPRVASDGVMVERQQAVDRQQYDDPHPPPTSCHSENRDVRRTSPTRTSFLLAELDRKKKMVPPPVAKKPDVLFMSSISSLGQKSNRNHVWSGPSGAYQSPASAYQSPASAYQSPATAYQSPASAYQSPATAYQSPASDYQSPASAYQSPATAYQSPAAAYQSPASAYQSPASAYQSPATAYQSPASAYQSPASAYQSPASTYQSPASAYQSPASAYRDKDFTGQDLNHHSIRDGFVLDENCEERRAMSQMRTLCLGEEEEEELEHNSQSTTEDLFTIIHRSKKKLLGRKETADSRQGYGSPIKGIQGVVQKSSSKNDNFMAFLQRRRSNKSNSGERLSAAELLKSTKPLVGQP